From a region of the Acidicapsa acidisoli genome:
- a CDS encoding CpaF family protein produces the protein MEQLNLDGFKADVHRILISRLDLEKLSRVNSNQARQAVAGLINDIIAEQKVPLSFEEQEKVQSDLLDEVFGLGPLEALLKDPKISDILVNGKDSVFVEKGGILKKVDTSFRDDRHLLQIIDRIVSRVGRRVDESSPMVDARLPDGSRVNAIIPPLALDGPSMSIRRFGTGPIASNQLVALKSISAEMMEVLAAAVRARITILISGGTGAGKTTFLNILSRYIPQSERIITIEDAAELQLAQENLVRLETRPPNVEGQGAIRQRQLLINCLRMRPDRIILGEVRGEEAFDMLQAMNTGHEGSMATIHANTTRDALTRLESMVAMSNLNLPEKTVRQQIAAALTIVVQVSRLSDGTRKVVSVSEITGMEENVISMQEIFTFNKKGIGPDGKVIGTFQPTHIRPKFLERLRVAGIFLPPSLFEATTEVN, from the coding sequence GTGGAACAGCTTAACTTGGACGGTTTCAAAGCGGATGTACATCGGATACTGATCTCAAGACTTGATCTTGAGAAGCTGTCGCGCGTCAACTCCAACCAGGCGCGACAGGCCGTAGCCGGCCTCATCAACGACATCATCGCGGAACAGAAGGTTCCTCTCAGCTTTGAGGAGCAGGAAAAAGTTCAGTCGGACCTGCTGGACGAGGTCTTTGGCCTTGGTCCGCTGGAAGCTCTGCTCAAGGACCCCAAAATCTCCGACATCCTTGTGAATGGCAAGGACAGTGTCTTCGTGGAAAAAGGCGGAATCCTGAAGAAAGTCGATACGAGTTTTCGCGACGATCGCCATCTGCTGCAGATCATTGACCGCATTGTTTCGCGTGTTGGCCGCCGCGTGGATGAGTCCTCGCCGATGGTCGATGCCCGTTTGCCTGACGGCTCCCGTGTCAACGCCATCATTCCGCCATTGGCGCTCGATGGGCCTTCGATGTCCATTCGGCGTTTCGGCACGGGGCCGATTGCCTCAAACCAGTTGGTGGCATTGAAGAGCATCTCTGCGGAAATGATGGAAGTGCTCGCGGCTGCAGTGCGAGCGCGCATCACGATTCTTATCTCGGGCGGCACCGGCGCCGGTAAGACGACGTTCCTGAATATTCTGTCGCGCTATATTCCGCAGAGCGAACGCATCATCACCATCGAAGATGCCGCAGAGTTGCAACTGGCGCAGGAGAATCTGGTGCGCCTTGAAACGAGACCGCCGAACGTCGAAGGCCAGGGTGCAATCCGGCAGCGGCAATTGCTCATCAACTGCCTGCGTATGCGCCCCGATCGCATCATCCTTGGCGAGGTTCGCGGCGAAGAGGCATTTGACATGTTGCAGGCGATGAACACGGGCCACGAAGGCTCGATGGCAACCATTCACGCCAACACTACGCGAGACGCGCTCACCCGGCTTGAGTCGATGGTCGCGATGAGCAACTTGAATCTTCCCGAGAAGACGGTTCGCCAGCAGATAGCGGCGGCATTGACGATTGTCGTTCAGGTTTCGCGCCTTAGCGACGGAACGCGCAAGGTGGTGAGCGTCTCGGAGATCACAGGCATGGAAGAGAACGTCATCAGCATGCAGGAAATCTTCACATTTAACAAAAAAGGGATTGGGCCGGACGGCAAAGTGATCGGAACCTTTCAACCGACCCACATCCGTCCTAAGTTTCTCGAACGGCTGCGCGTTGCAGGTATCTTTCTGCCACCGAGCCTCTTTGAAGCTACGACCGAAGTGAACTGA
- a CDS encoding type II secretion system F family protein: MNLIILLVFGGAFSVVALLMIAVGTGASQQTKKVLATLDSALATSWTNTSDQIVDLRKQELLSAIPWINRWLLKIELAPRLRLLLYQANLKWTAGGLILMCGAASLIPGYLRYLQSGDLISSLLIGAVLGAAPLAFVFNKRGRRFKKFETELPDALDLMVSALRVGHSLNSALSLVSRECPDPVSTEFRICYDEQNYGLELRTAMDNLVTRVPLQDLRIVATAILIQKESGGNLAEVLEKTAHVIRERFRLKRQVMTHTAQGRLTGIILTLLPIVLGVMLYMISPDSMSLLWKRDIGIKLLYASAIMTTIGGFIIHKIVSMDV, encoded by the coding sequence ATGAATCTGATCATACTGCTGGTGTTTGGGGGAGCATTCTCGGTGGTGGCGCTGCTGATGATCGCGGTCGGCACCGGCGCGTCTCAGCAAACGAAGAAGGTGCTGGCAACCCTTGATTCGGCTTTGGCTACCAGTTGGACGAACACTTCGGACCAGATTGTCGACCTGCGCAAACAGGAGCTTTTGAGCGCGATTCCCTGGATCAATCGCTGGCTGCTAAAAATCGAACTTGCACCGCGGCTTCGACTTTTGCTCTATCAAGCCAATCTCAAATGGACAGCAGGCGGTCTGATTCTGATGTGCGGCGCCGCTTCCCTGATCCCCGGCTACTTACGTTACCTGCAGAGCGGCGATCTCATATCTTCTCTATTGATTGGCGCGGTGTTGGGTGCGGCGCCACTGGCCTTTGTCTTCAACAAGCGCGGAAGACGCTTCAAAAAATTTGAAACGGAGTTGCCTGACGCGCTCGATCTTATGGTGAGCGCTCTGCGCGTCGGTCATAGCTTGAATTCAGCGCTCAGCCTGGTTTCGCGTGAATGCCCAGACCCGGTGAGCACCGAGTTTCGCATCTGCTATGACGAGCAGAACTATGGCCTGGAACTCAGAACCGCCATGGACAATCTCGTGACTCGCGTTCCCTTGCAGGACTTGAGGATTGTTGCGACTGCGATCCTGATTCAGAAGGAGAGCGGAGGAAACCTTGCCGAAGTACTGGAAAAGACAGCGCATGTGATTCGCGAGCGCTTCCGGCTGAAGCGGCAAGTGATGACTCACACGGCCCAGGGGCGACTTACCGGAATAATTCTGACACTTCTCCCCATAGTTCTTGGCGTTATGTTGTACATGATCAGTCCGGATAGCATGAGCCTCCTTTGGAAGCGAGATATCGGCATCAAGCTTCTTTACGCTTCCGCGATCATGACCACCATAGGCGGATTCATCATTCACAAGATCGTCAGTATGGACGTGTAG
- a CDS encoding type II secretion system F family protein: MGIAILAFVVVFLLIASGGVLLFYREQMIQRLSAVISPETKKQTLMGSIQQSGFSLSSVVEHLEKIIPKSQAEVGVTQQRLIRAGYRSESAINVFYGAKVLVPLSFCAVLFASGFGNDNPFMFYICALGLGFLAPDFWLGRQIKTRQNKLRRGLPDVLDLLVICIEAGLSLDHATKRTTEELKMAQPALCDELGIVVLEQRAGRPRADCWKHLAERTDVDSLRNLVSVLIQSEQFGTSIAKTLRTHSDTLRTQRIQKVEEMAAKTTVKLVFPLVLFIFPSLFIVVLGPAMITMSEAFKTFFNH; the protein is encoded by the coding sequence ATGGGAATCGCTATTTTGGCTTTCGTGGTCGTGTTCCTGCTGATTGCAAGCGGCGGCGTTCTGCTGTTCTATCGCGAACAGATGATCCAGCGTCTCTCTGCGGTGATCTCTCCGGAGACAAAAAAACAAACGCTGATGGGCAGCATTCAGCAGTCGGGATTTTCGCTGAGCAGCGTGGTTGAGCACCTGGAGAAGATCATTCCGAAGAGCCAGGCGGAAGTGGGCGTAACGCAACAGCGGCTCATTCGCGCGGGTTATCGTTCGGAGTCCGCAATCAATGTCTTCTATGGCGCCAAGGTGTTGGTTCCGCTCTCGTTTTGTGCCGTGCTCTTTGCCAGCGGGTTCGGAAACGACAACCCGTTCATGTTCTATATCTGTGCGCTGGGCCTCGGTTTTCTTGCGCCGGATTTCTGGCTTGGGCGACAGATCAAGACCCGGCAAAACAAGCTGCGGCGCGGTTTGCCCGATGTGCTGGATCTGCTGGTGATTTGCATTGAAGCAGGCTTGAGCCTGGACCACGCCACCAAGCGGACTACCGAAGAGTTGAAGATGGCGCAGCCTGCCCTCTGCGATGAATTGGGGATCGTGGTGCTGGAACAGCGCGCCGGCCGCCCGCGCGCCGATTGCTGGAAGCATCTGGCCGAGCGAACCGATGTAGACAGTTTGCGTAATCTCGTTTCCGTACTGATTCAATCAGAGCAATTTGGAACGAGTATCGCCAAGACTTTGCGCACACATTCCGACACGCTGAGAACCCAGCGCATTCAAAAGGTCGAGGAGATGGCGGCCAAGACGACGGTGAAGCTGGTCTTCCCGCTCGTATTGTTCATCTTCCCCTCGCTCTTTATTGTTGTGCTCGGCCCGGCAATGATTACGATGTCGGAAGCATTCAAAACGTTTTTCAACCACTAA
- a CDS encoding DUF192 domain-containing protein → MQKQKYCVYNQTRESFLSLGVAAADTTLARLKGLIGKLTLGLDDGLWIVPSRGIHTVGVLFPLDLVYLDEGHKVIHVIESFPTFRISPLITQAASVLELPTHTIYSSQTQPGDQLVICVAEEMEQRLKMVPPNLSSQAK, encoded by the coding sequence ATGCAGAAACAAAAATATTGCGTATATAACCAGACCAGAGAGTCGTTCCTCAGCTTGGGGGTCGCGGCTGCAGACACTACACTTGCGCGTCTGAAGGGTCTGATCGGAAAGCTGACGCTCGGGTTGGATGATGGCCTCTGGATCGTTCCTTCCAGGGGAATTCACACGGTCGGAGTGCTCTTTCCTCTGGACCTGGTGTATCTGGACGAGGGACACAAGGTAATTCACGTTATAGAGTCTTTCCCAACTTTCCGTATATCTCCTCTTATTACTCAGGCAGCCAGCGTATTGGAGTTGCCTACGCATACGATTTACTCGTCGCAGACTCAGCCTGGCGATCAACTGGTGATATGTGTCGCCGAAGAGATGGAACAACGGCTGAAGATGGTCCCTCCGAACCTCTCCAGTCAGGCGAAATGA
- a CDS encoding PilZ domain-containing protein gives MSSLKGLFGKMFSRERRKGDRLPASVLSAFYWTGAAPEQHAIRDISSTGLYLVTEERWYPGTLVMMTLQKTDGAPGDSERSIAVQSKAVRWGTDGVGLEFVLPDGKDRRSENKLSGGVDRKSLERFLEGLSAENGRATVDQVETPSHSLDGANNAKP, from the coding sequence ATGAGCTCTTTGAAAGGTTTGTTCGGAAAGATGTTCTCCCGCGAGCGGCGCAAAGGCGACCGGCTTCCGGCTTCCGTGTTGTCAGCGTTCTATTGGACAGGCGCAGCTCCGGAACAACATGCCATCCGGGATATCAGTTCCACCGGGCTCTATCTGGTGACCGAGGAGAGATGGTACCCGGGCACGCTGGTGATGATGACATTGCAAAAGACAGACGGTGCACCGGGGGATTCCGAGCGCTCGATTGCTGTACAGTCGAAGGCTGTGCGATGGGGAACCGACGGGGTTGGTCTGGAGTTCGTCTTGCCAGACGGCAAGGATCGGCGCAGCGAAAACAAGCTCAGCGGGGGCGTTGACAGGAAATCGCTGGAGCGGTTCCTGGAAGGCCTTAGTGCGGAAAATGGCCGCGCTACCGTCGATCAGGTAGAAACACCGTCGCATTCCCTGGACGGGGCAAACAATGCCAAGCCGTGA
- a CDS encoding TadE/TadG family type IV pilus assembly protein, with protein sequence MVGNMFSVNRTIASRDARATALGKGRLGVTRVGSDGERGSSIVELALVMPIFLIMVMGLYSFGLLFTEYISLTEAVNVGGQQLSLQRFQQGDPCAKIAANVVAASPFLKASKMAYTFSVNGVSTGTTFGENVTPTCPSLATTLAAEPNPGTSQTSVTLKATYYCTGVTAIKFGNLANFNPLPTASCTLTSQITEVLQ encoded by the coding sequence ATGGTGGGAAATATGTTCTCGGTAAACCGCACAATAGCGTCGCGAGACGCGCGCGCTACAGCCCTGGGCAAAGGCCGGCTGGGTGTTACGCGGGTTGGCTCCGATGGTGAGCGTGGCTCATCGATTGTCGAGCTTGCGCTGGTGATGCCGATCTTTCTCATTATGGTGATGGGACTCTATAGTTTCGGACTTCTCTTCACGGAATATATTTCGCTGACAGAGGCGGTCAATGTTGGAGGCCAGCAGTTATCGCTCCAACGCTTTCAACAGGGAGACCCATGCGCCAAGATTGCGGCGAATGTTGTGGCGGCATCCCCGTTCCTGAAGGCATCCAAGATGGCATATACCTTCTCGGTCAATGGCGTGAGCACCGGTACCACATTCGGCGAGAACGTGACGCCGACCTGCCCTTCTCTGGCTACGACCCTCGCGGCTGAACCGAATCCTGGTACTTCTCAAACTTCGGTCACGCTAAAAGCTACTTACTACTGCACCGGCGTTACCGCCATCAAATTCGGAAATTTGGCCAATTTCAATCCCCTGCCGACAGCAAGTTGTACCCTCACCTCTCAGATTACGGAGGTTTTGCAATGA